From the genome of Nitrospira sp., one region includes:
- a CDS encoding metal-dependent hydrolase — protein sequence MRRGIVAALLAVALWGSGAMAADQGTALTWHGHAAFEITTPKGKIILIDPWLQNPLNPLVKHKQNPVDHITKADYILITHGHFDHVGDAVAIAKKTGATLVANFELASTLVKLHGYPKEQVGFPTFMNPGGEIRIADGEVLVAMTPAVHSSGLGNPFAKEQESDFVYGGNPAGFVLKIQNGPTLYHSGDTAYFKDMEIIGEHYTPDVALLNIGGHFGMEADMAARAAASVKAKYAVPHHYATFPVLTPDARGFGEAVQSRQIGFLPMQPGETLLFEGARPRPPQH from the coding sequence ATGAGGAGAGGGATTGTCGCGGCATTGCTAGCAGTAGCATTGTGGGGCTCCGGTGCGATGGCTGCCGACCAGGGGACGGCCCTGACCTGGCACGGACACGCGGCGTTCGAGATCACCACGCCCAAGGGAAAGATTATTCTGATCGATCCCTGGCTGCAGAATCCGCTGAATCCGTTAGTCAAACATAAGCAAAACCCAGTCGATCACATCACGAAGGCGGACTATATTCTCATCACCCACGGACATTTCGACCATGTGGGCGATGCGGTGGCGATCGCCAAGAAAACCGGGGCGACACTGGTGGCCAACTTCGAGTTGGCCTCAACACTGGTCAAGCTCCACGGGTATCCGAAAGAGCAAGTCGGGTTTCCTACGTTCATGAATCCTGGCGGGGAAATACGCATCGCCGATGGCGAGGTGCTCGTGGCGATGACCCCCGCGGTTCACTCAAGCGGTCTCGGCAATCCCTTTGCGAAGGAACAGGAGTCAGATTTTGTTTATGGAGGAAATCCGGCTGGTTTCGTATTGAAGATTCAAAACGGCCCGACACTCTACCACTCCGGCGATACCGCCTATTTCAAGGATATGGAGATCATCGGCGAGCACTATACGCCTGACGTGGCGCTGTTGAATATCGGAGGGCACTTCGGGATGGAAGCGGACATGGCAGCGAGAGCCGCAGCCAGTGTCAAGGCAAAGTATGCAGTTCCGCATCACTATGCCACCTTTCCTGTGCTGACGCCGGATGCGCGTGGCTTCGGTGAGGCGGTACAAAGTCGGCAGATCGGATTTCTGCCCATGCAGCCCGGTGAAACGCTGTTGTTCGAGGGGGCTCGACCTCGTCCGCCGCAGCACTGA
- a CDS encoding B12-binding domain-containing radical SAM protein: MLVFLIHVRDPQFYALPAKTRAKNGRIRVMGFPPIGIMSLSAVLKQAGHDCVMFDQANPETPNDFIIEQIKHRKPALVGLSFLSTTSYPYAKILARQIRAADAQVKLAFGGVFASLNAGLVKLQCPEVDFVCRGDGEQLLLDLLKNMNDPSGVGGVTWAKDGRVVNNPNRLVERHLDQWAFPDRESLELDFVESMPLDVPAVLSMERFTTMQTSRGCPWPCVFCDIPIFNEGKWRARTADHVVAELKHLEANGYGSVYFVDDHFLLQPKRIEAICKGVIEAKLSIQWGIEGRVDSVAQHLFPIMAQAHCRTVMFGIESGSQKILDRLQKEQTLEEVETAVKNAKKAGIEIVHGFFTVGNPDETVEDMQKTFEFASRLPLDTFGFNRLCVYRGTPLWQEYVKRGLVSDAKDWYKYFKCSEIDPTCLPGEMINHVRQEGLKKLFLYKLTRYPIQTFKLLRRFLRYMPFRDVAYLIMKPFLGQKKGATKAEVLSRAVEHAEMKDAAAQLTQLSDELLHNVMEESRAERQRIQHEAEGTRELPMVNSR, from the coding sequence ATGTTGGTGTTTCTGATACACGTTCGCGATCCCCAATTTTACGCTTTGCCAGCCAAGACTCGGGCCAAGAACGGCCGTATTCGAGTGATGGGCTTTCCTCCGATCGGCATCATGTCGCTCTCTGCTGTGTTGAAACAGGCGGGCCACGACTGTGTGATGTTTGACCAAGCCAACCCGGAAACCCCGAATGACTTCATCATTGAGCAGATCAAACATCGCAAGCCGGCACTCGTCGGCTTAAGTTTTCTCAGTACCACGAGTTACCCCTACGCCAAGATCCTCGCCAGGCAGATCCGGGCCGCCGATGCCCAGGTGAAATTGGCGTTTGGAGGCGTATTCGCCAGTTTGAATGCGGGGTTGGTGAAGTTGCAGTGTCCGGAGGTGGATTTTGTCTGCCGCGGAGACGGAGAGCAGCTTTTGTTGGACCTGCTTAAGAATATGAACGATCCCAGTGGTGTGGGTGGGGTGACCTGGGCCAAGGATGGACGTGTGGTCAACAACCCGAATCGTCTTGTGGAACGTCATCTCGATCAATGGGCGTTTCCTGACCGGGAAAGCCTGGAATTGGATTTTGTGGAATCCATGCCATTGGACGTGCCGGCCGTCCTCTCCATGGAACGATTTACCACGATGCAGACTTCACGAGGCTGTCCTTGGCCCTGTGTCTTTTGCGATATCCCGATCTTCAATGAAGGAAAATGGCGAGCTCGAACCGCCGATCACGTCGTGGCGGAGTTGAAGCATCTTGAAGCCAACGGATACGGGTCCGTCTATTTCGTCGACGACCATTTCTTGCTCCAGCCGAAACGCATCGAGGCGATCTGCAAAGGCGTCATTGAAGCGAAGCTCTCGATTCAGTGGGGAATCGAAGGACGGGTGGATTCAGTTGCACAGCACTTGTTTCCCATTATGGCGCAGGCACACTGCCGGACCGTGATGTTTGGCATCGAAAGCGGGAGTCAAAAGATTCTGGACCGGTTGCAGAAAGAGCAGACGTTGGAGGAAGTGGAGACTGCGGTCAAGAACGCGAAGAAGGCGGGGATCGAAATCGTCCACGGCTTCTTCACGGTCGGGAATCCCGATGAAACCGTCGAGGACATGCAAAAGACCTTCGAGTTCGCATCACGGTTGCCATTAGACACGTTTGGTTTCAATCGGCTGTGTGTCTACCGAGGCACTCCCCTCTGGCAGGAATATGTCAAACGGGGCTTGGTGAGTGACGCCAAGGATTGGTACAAGTATTTCAAATGTTCCGAAATCGATCCCACCTGCCTTCCCGGCGAAATGATCAATCACGTGCGGCAGGAGGGGTTGAAGAAGCTGTTTCTCTATAAGTTAACCCGCTACCCTATTCAAACCTTCAAGTTACTCCGCCGATTCCTTCGGTACATGCCTTTCCGTGATGTCGCCTATCTCATCATGAAACCCTTCCTCGGACAAAAGAAGGGCGCCACCAAGGCTGAAGTGCTGTCGCGCGCGGTGGAGCACGCCGAGATGAAGGATGCGGCCGCTCAGCTCACTCAATTGAGCGACGAGTTGTTGCACAATGTGATGGAAGAATCGAGAGCAGAACGCCAACGGATTCAACACGAAGCCGAAGGGACTCGTGAGCTGCCGATGGTCAATTCGCGTTAG
- the sucC gene encoding ADP-forming succinate--CoA ligase subunit beta encodes MNVHEFQAKSLFAQFGVPVPRGKEITSPEAATAWANELNTPVFVVKAQIHAGGRGKAGGVKITKDKTAVSGLAKELIGKTLVTHQTGPKGRTVHRLLMEEGANIAKELYLSILVDRDTGWATFIASTEGGMEIEEVAEKTPEKIIKEAIDPAVGFQGHNGRNVAFALGLQHIEPAVINPFVQLLGNLYRLFIEKNAALVEINPLIITKEKTLVALDGKVSFDDNGLFKHEDVQKMRDLNEEDPLEIEATASNLNYVKLDGNIGCMVNGAGLAMATMDVIKLAGSEPANFLDVGGGATKDTVAAGFRILLKDPNVKGIFINIFGGIVRCERIAHGVIEAAKEVKINVPLVVRLQGTNAPEGRKLLAESGLKVDVADDLWEAAQKIVKLTGKAA; translated from the coding sequence ATGAACGTTCATGAATTTCAAGCTAAGTCGTTGTTCGCGCAATTCGGCGTGCCTGTTCCGCGTGGAAAAGAGATCACGTCCCCTGAAGCGGCAACTGCCTGGGCCAATGAGTTGAACACCCCGGTGTTTGTCGTCAAGGCGCAGATTCATGCTGGTGGTCGCGGCAAGGCCGGCGGCGTCAAGATCACGAAGGACAAGACGGCGGTTTCCGGCCTGGCCAAGGAACTCATCGGCAAAACGCTGGTCACTCACCAGACAGGTCCGAAGGGACGCACGGTGCATCGCCTGCTTATGGAAGAAGGGGCGAATATCGCCAAAGAGCTGTATCTCAGTATCCTGGTCGATCGAGATACGGGCTGGGCGACCTTTATCGCGAGTACCGAAGGCGGTATGGAAATCGAGGAAGTCGCAGAAAAAACACCGGAAAAGATCATCAAGGAAGCCATTGATCCCGCTGTTGGATTCCAGGGGCACAATGGGCGGAATGTCGCGTTTGCGCTGGGGTTGCAGCACATCGAACCGGCCGTCATCAATCCTTTCGTGCAGCTGCTCGGAAACCTCTACCGCCTGTTTATTGAGAAAAACGCTGCGCTGGTCGAGATCAATCCTCTGATCATCACGAAAGAAAAAACCTTGGTCGCACTCGACGGTAAGGTGTCTTTCGATGACAACGGCCTCTTCAAGCACGAGGATGTGCAGAAGATGCGCGATTTGAACGAAGAAGATCCGCTGGAGATTGAAGCGACGGCGAGCAATCTCAATTACGTCAAGCTGGATGGCAACATCGGCTGTATGGTGAATGGCGCCGGGTTGGCCATGGCGACCATGGACGTCATCAAGCTCGCCGGCAGCGAGCCCGCGAACTTTCTTGATGTGGGCGGTGGCGCCACGAAGGATACTGTCGCGGCTGGTTTCAGAATTCTGCTGAAGGATCCAAACGTCAAAGGCATCTTCATCAACATTTTTGGTGGCATCGTTCGTTGCGAACGCATCGCTCACGGCGTGATTGAGGCAGCCAAAGAGGTGAAGATTAATGTGCCCCTTGTGGTGCGGCTGCAAGGCACGAATGCGCCTGAAGGCCGGAAGCTCCTGGCGGAATCCGGGCTGAAAGTCGACGTGGCTGATGACCTGTGGGAGGCCGCGCAAAAGATTGTGAAGTTGACGGGAAAGGCGGCATAA
- the sucD gene encoding succinate--CoA ligase subunit alpha: MSILVNKNTRVVVQGITGKEGSFHATQCKAYGTQMVAGVTPGKAGQEVEGIPVFNTVRDAVKKTDCDTSLIFVPPPFCADAILEAADAGIKLVICITEGIPVNDMVRVKRALHGRDVRLVGPNCPGVITVDEAKIGIMPGFIHKKGVVGVVSRSGTLTYEAVHQLSTLGLGETTCVGIGGDPVNGTGFVDVLPLFEKDPETQAIVMIGEIGGDAEEKAAEFIKTKVKKPVVSFIAGITAPPGRRMGHAGAIISGGKGTATEKMKALEGAGVRVVKNPAEIGHAVKAALGR; encoded by the coding sequence GTGAGCATTTTGGTCAATAAGAACACGCGGGTGGTCGTACAGGGAATCACGGGGAAAGAGGGTTCCTTCCATGCGACTCAGTGCAAGGCCTATGGCACTCAGATGGTGGCGGGCGTGACGCCCGGTAAGGCCGGCCAGGAAGTCGAGGGCATCCCCGTCTTCAATACCGTGCGCGATGCGGTGAAAAAGACCGACTGTGACACCTCGCTGATTTTTGTGCCGCCCCCGTTCTGTGCAGATGCGATCCTTGAGGCTGCTGACGCGGGAATCAAGCTCGTGATTTGCATTACTGAAGGAATTCCCGTCAACGACATGGTCAGGGTCAAGCGGGCCTTACATGGGCGGGATGTCCGGCTCGTCGGGCCAAACTGTCCAGGTGTCATTACCGTCGATGAAGCCAAAATCGGAATCATGCCGGGATTCATTCACAAGAAAGGGGTCGTTGGCGTGGTCTCCCGCAGCGGCACCCTCACGTATGAGGCCGTTCATCAGCTGTCGACCTTGGGGCTTGGCGAAACAACCTGTGTCGGCATTGGCGGTGACCCTGTCAATGGGACGGGGTTTGTGGATGTGTTGCCGCTCTTTGAAAAGGATCCAGAAACGCAGGCCATTGTCATGATCGGCGAGATTGGGGGCGATGCGGAGGAGAAGGCGGCAGAATTTATCAAGACGAAGGTCAAAAAGCCTGTGGTGAGTTTTATCGCTGGCATTACGGCGCCTCCTGGGCGCCGAATGGGCCATGCTGGAGCCATTATCTCCGGCGGCAAGGGGACAGCGACCGAAAAAATGAAGGCTCTTGAAGGTGCGGGTGTCCGCGTCGTCAAGAACCCTGCGGAGATCGGCCACGCCGTCAAGGCTGCGTTGGGGCGATAA
- a CDS encoding adenosylhomocysteinase, translating to MDYDVKDMGLADQGKLKIEWAEATMPVLRLIRKRFERERPLKGIRVTACLHVTTETANLMKTLKAGGADVRLCASNPLSTQDDVAAALVRHDEIPTFAIKGEDNQTYYRHIESAIGHQPHLSMDDGADVVSHLHSKRKDLLKNVIGGTEETTTGVIRLRSMAEKKVLKFPVISVNDADTKHMFDNRYGTGQSTLDGIVRATNRLVCGSTVVVVGYGWCGRGIAMRAKGMGADVVVTEVDPMKGLEAVMDGYRVMPMEQAASIGDFFVTVTGNIHVIRGEHFAAMKDGAIVCNSGHFNVELDIPALEKLSKKKLTVRTGVDQYTLKNGRRVSLLGEGRLVNLATAEGHPSSVMDMSFANQALGAEFIVKNYKKLEKKVYPVPAAIDKEIARLKLAGMGMSIDKLTKEQVKYLASWEMGT from the coding sequence GTGGACTACGATGTGAAAGACATGGGCTTAGCTGATCAAGGCAAATTGAAGATTGAATGGGCCGAAGCCACGATGCCAGTTCTGCGGTTGATTCGTAAACGATTCGAGCGTGAGCGCCCGTTGAAGGGCATCCGCGTGACTGCCTGCCTGCACGTCACCACCGAAACCGCGAATCTCATGAAGACGTTGAAGGCCGGCGGCGCCGATGTGCGCCTCTGCGCGTCCAATCCGCTGAGCACGCAGGATGACGTCGCAGCCGCACTGGTCCGCCACGACGAGATTCCGACGTTTGCGATCAAGGGCGAAGACAACCAGACCTACTATCGCCACATCGAGTCCGCGATCGGCCATCAACCGCATCTGTCCATGGACGACGGTGCCGATGTGGTCTCCCACCTCCACTCCAAGCGCAAGGATTTGCTCAAGAATGTGATCGGCGGCACAGAAGAAACCACCACCGGCGTGATTCGACTCCGCAGCATGGCCGAGAAAAAAGTTCTCAAATTCCCGGTCATCTCCGTCAACGATGCTGACACCAAGCATATGTTCGACAATCGTTACGGTACCGGGCAGAGCACGCTGGACGGCATCGTGCGCGCGACGAATCGCCTGGTCTGCGGCTCCACCGTCGTTGTCGTCGGGTACGGATGGTGCGGCCGTGGAATCGCGATGCGCGCGAAGGGCATGGGCGCCGATGTCGTCGTGACCGAGGTCGACCCCATGAAAGGATTGGAAGCGGTCATGGATGGTTACCGCGTGATGCCGATGGAACAGGCCGCCTCGATCGGTGACTTCTTTGTCACCGTCACTGGTAACATTCACGTCATCCGCGGCGAACACTTTGCAGCCATGAAGGACGGTGCCATCGTCTGCAATAGCGGTCACTTCAACGTGGAATTAGACATTCCGGCCTTGGAAAAGCTGAGCAAGAAGAAACTCACCGTGCGGACAGGCGTGGATCAGTACACACTGAAGAACGGACGGCGCGTGAGCCTACTCGGCGAGGGCCGTTTGGTCAACCTCGCGACAGCGGAAGGCCATCCGTCCAGCGTCATGGATATGAGCTTCGCGAATCAGGCGCTCGGGGCGGAATTCATCGTCAAGAATTACAAGAAACTCGAGAAGAAAGTGTACCCTGTTCCTGCCGCGATCGATAAGGAAATCGCCCGTCTCAAACTGGCGGGCATGGGGATGTCGATCGACAAGCTCACCAAAGAGCAGGTGAAATACCTGGCCTCCTGGGAAATGGGGACCTAA
- a CDS encoding FAD-binding protein — protein MDIHALQQIVHQTRDARRKQTIPKFSPADRDQLIHQYHPDYRASAYRPIRFGPNANDKTVVELAALLEGDSSIPENLDVTPQYTTDVLVIGGGGAGCAAALHAHASGAKVILATKLRLGDSNSVMAQGGMQISVAPEDSPVTHFLDTLKGGHMQNDHELLKVMVEEGPSIAKWLIELGVLFDRQADGNLHVKKGGGSSKPRLLTCSDYTGLEIMRVLKDEVLNQKVPLLEFCAAVELLSDDNGHCSGAIFKDLDNQRHVIVAAKAVILATGGIGRLHIQGFPTSNHYGATGDGLCLSYRMGATLDHIDTFQYHPSGAVYPEQLIGALVTEGIRSEGGHLVNAKGERFVNELDTRDVVSSSIIRECEEGRGIRTMSGRVGVWLDTPLLDAEHGPGTVEKHFPAMMMQFERFGIDISKDPVLIYPTLHYQNGGVKIDANSETNVKNLFVAGEASGGLHGRNRLMGNSLLDLMVFGKRSGLTAATRAGSMKQGKLTLNHLQRFRAEAKKHGNSSGVISPMILPAYTRKEPERVVTT, from the coding sequence ATGGATATCCACGCACTTCAGCAGATTGTTCATCAAACGCGAGATGCTCGCCGCAAGCAGACAATCCCAAAGTTTTCCCCCGCAGACCGAGACCAACTGATTCATCAATATCACCCGGACTATCGGGCCAGTGCGTATCGACCGATTCGATTTGGACCGAACGCTAACGATAAAACGGTTGTGGAGCTGGCCGCCTTGCTCGAAGGGGATAGTTCCATCCCTGAGAATCTTGATGTCACTCCGCAGTATACGACGGATGTCCTGGTGATAGGCGGTGGAGGAGCTGGGTGCGCGGCCGCGCTTCATGCCCATGCAAGCGGTGCCAAGGTGATTCTTGCCACGAAGCTTCGTCTCGGCGATTCCAATAGCGTGATGGCCCAGGGTGGTATGCAAATCTCTGTGGCACCGGAAGATTCACCGGTCACCCACTTCCTGGACACCCTCAAGGGCGGTCACATGCAGAACGACCATGAGCTGCTGAAGGTCATGGTCGAGGAAGGCCCATCCATTGCCAAGTGGCTCATTGAACTTGGCGTGCTCTTCGACCGGCAGGCCGACGGTAATTTGCATGTGAAAAAGGGCGGGGGAAGTTCCAAGCCGCGATTGCTGACCTGTTCCGACTATACCGGCCTCGAAATTATGCGTGTCTTGAAAGACGAGGTCCTGAATCAAAAGGTTCCGCTGCTGGAATTTTGCGCCGCTGTCGAACTGCTGAGCGACGACAACGGCCATTGTAGCGGTGCGATATTCAAAGATCTCGACAACCAGCGACATGTGATAGTTGCGGCAAAGGCCGTCATCCTCGCGACCGGCGGAATCGGGCGGCTGCACATTCAAGGGTTCCCGACGAGCAATCACTATGGTGCAACCGGTGATGGCTTGTGCTTGTCATACCGAATGGGTGCCACGCTCGACCATATCGATACATTTCAATACCACCCGTCCGGTGCTGTCTATCCTGAGCAATTGATCGGCGCTCTGGTGACCGAAGGTATCCGGTCTGAGGGGGGGCATCTAGTGAATGCCAAGGGCGAACGGTTCGTCAATGAGCTGGATACGCGTGACGTCGTGTCCTCCTCAATTATTCGAGAGTGTGAAGAAGGACGAGGGATTCGCACGATGTCCGGTCGTGTAGGGGTGTGGCTGGATACTCCGCTGCTGGATGCCGAACATGGTCCGGGAACGGTGGAAAAGCATTTCCCCGCAATGATGATGCAATTTGAACGATTCGGCATCGACATCAGCAAAGACCCGGTGTTGATCTACCCGACGTTGCACTATCAAAATGGTGGCGTCAAGATCGACGCGAATTCAGAAACCAACGTGAAGAATTTATTTGTTGCGGGCGAAGCGTCTGGAGGTCTTCACGGCCGGAATCGGCTCATGGGAAATTCGCTCCTCGATTTGATGGTGTTCGGCAAGCGTTCAGGCTTGACGGCCGCCACGCGGGCCGGCTCCATGAAGCAAGGAAAACTGACGCTCAATCATCTACAGCGATTTCGAGCCGAAGCCAAGAAGCACGGCAATTCCAGCGGCGTGATTTCCCCCATGATTCTTCCTGCCTATACGCGCAAAGAACCGGAACGTGTCGTGACGACTTGA
- a CDS encoding methionine adenosyltransferase, which produces MRHNYLFTSESVTEGHPDKIADQISDGILDAIIAQDKLSRVACETILTTGIAFVAGEISTKAYVEIPDIIRDVIKDVGYTDASWGFDSNTCSVLTSIHQQSSDIAMGVDSGGAGDQGLMFGYATNETTELMPMPIVLAHRLTKRLAEVRKKKILKWVRPDGKSQVTVEYKDGKPFRVDTIVVSTQHSPDVTNKQIEKDLMEHVIRPVMPKGLYDPTSVKHHINPTGRFVVGGPMGDTGLTGRKIIVDTYGGHGSHGGGAFSGKDPSKVDRSASYMARYIAKNIVAAGLAAKCEVQLAYAIGVADPVSVLVDTKDTEKVAPESLDKLVRKHFPLTPRGIIDHLKLRRPIFRKTAAYGHFGRNEPEFTWEKTDKAKALRKDAGL; this is translated from the coding sequence ATGAGACATAACTATTTGTTTACGTCTGAGTCGGTCACCGAAGGGCACCCCGACAAGATCGCCGATCAAATTTCCGATGGAATTCTCGATGCCATTATCGCCCAGGACAAACTTTCCCGCGTGGCCTGCGAGACGATTCTCACAACCGGTATCGCCTTCGTCGCCGGAGAAATTTCCACCAAAGCCTATGTCGAGATCCCGGATATCATCCGTGACGTGATCAAGGACGTCGGCTATACCGATGCCTCCTGGGGCTTTGACTCCAACACGTGTTCCGTCCTGACCTCCATCCACCAGCAGTCCAGCGATATCGCCATGGGAGTCGATTCCGGCGGCGCGGGAGACCAGGGTCTCATGTTTGGATACGCCACCAACGAAACGACCGAGCTCATGCCGATGCCGATCGTGCTGGCGCATCGTCTCACCAAACGCCTGGCCGAAGTGCGGAAGAAGAAAATTCTGAAGTGGGTTCGCCCCGACGGCAAATCGCAAGTCACGGTCGAGTACAAGGACGGCAAGCCCTTCCGGGTCGATACCATCGTCGTCTCCACTCAGCATAGCCCCGATGTGACGAACAAGCAGATCGAAAAGGATCTGATGGAGCACGTGATTCGCCCGGTGATGCCGAAGGGCCTCTATGACCCCACCAGCGTGAAACATCACATCAATCCGACCGGCCGCTTCGTGGTCGGCGGGCCGATGGGCGATACCGGCCTGACCGGCCGCAAGATTATCGTCGACACCTACGGCGGCCACGGCAGCCATGGCGGCGGCGCGTTCTCGGGAAAAGATCCATCCAAGGTAGACCGCTCCGCATCCTATATGGCTCGCTACATCGCGAAAAACATCGTGGCGGCAGGCTTGGCCGCAAAATGCGAAGTCCAGCTGGCCTATGCGATCGGAGTCGCCGATCCCGTCTCCGTACTGGTTGACACGAAGGATACGGAGAAGGTCGCCCCTGAAAGTTTGGACAAGCTGGTGCGGAAACATTTCCCGCTCACCCCGCGCGGGATTATTGACCACCTCAAGCTCCGCCGGCCGATTTTCCGGAAGACGGCTGCCTATGGACATTTCGGCCGCAACGAACCCGAATTCACGTGGGAGAAGACCGACAAGGCGAAGGCTCTGCGGAAGGATGCAGGGCTCTAA
- a CDS encoding (2Fe-2S)-binding protein, with protein sequence MAQEDTNVIDQPEVMRHKMVTIEISGKKYEVPEGITVIKALWHTGQEVVRGAGCLGGFCGACATYYRTKDDPKVRTCLACQMAVEDGMSFTIMPPFPARKALYDIQSLKDPKQDLFNLYPEAPLCRNCNACTEACPQKIDVREGVWKAVFGDFKSVSEMFMDCVMCGMCTPVCIADIAPNLVALYVSRAQGAHFTEKPQGLDSRIKEIQDGRYNDEWKKVLGMNEQELADHCATVK encoded by the coding sequence ATGGCACAAGAAGATACTAATGTGATCGATCAGCCGGAAGTCATGCGTCACAAAATGGTGACGATCGAAATTTCTGGCAAGAAGTACGAAGTGCCGGAAGGGATCACCGTTATCAAGGCCTTGTGGCACACCGGGCAAGAGGTGGTGCGAGGAGCAGGATGCCTGGGAGGATTTTGCGGGGCGTGCGCGACGTATTACCGCACGAAAGACGATCCCAAGGTTCGAACTTGTTTGGCCTGCCAGATGGCCGTGGAAGATGGCATGTCGTTCACCATCATGCCGCCCTTCCCAGCGCGCAAAGCGCTGTATGATATCCAATCGCTCAAAGACCCCAAGCAAGATCTCTTCAATTTGTACCCGGAGGCACCGCTCTGTCGGAACTGTAACGCCTGTACCGAGGCCTGTCCCCAGAAGATTGACGTGCGTGAAGGCGTGTGGAAGGCCGTCTTTGGAGATTTCAAGAGCGTTTCCGAAATGTTCATGGACTGCGTTATGTGCGGCATGTGCACACCCGTCTGCATTGCAGACATCGCTCCGAATCTCGTGGCTCTGTATGTCAGCCGGGCTCAGGGCGCGCATTTTACGGAAAAGCCGCAGGGACTGGATAGCCGCATCAAGGAAATCCAAGATGGCCGCTATAACGACGAGTGGAAAAAAGTACTCGGGATGAATGAACAGGAATTAGCCGATCACTGCGCGACAGTAAAATAA